Below is a genomic region from Rhodopirellula bahusiensis.
CACGGGTTTCGTCGGCGACGACACCGAGGTAGTCGTTGCCGCCGAAGTTCATCAGCCGCCGCCCGTCCGCTTCAACAACGTGAACCCCTTCGACCCGCCGGCTATGCAGCTTTCGCGTGCGTCCTTCCTGGGCAATGGATTCCAAACGATCGTGAAGCGGCTGAAGTGACATCGGTCCAATCCCTGCTGAGAATACGCTAGTTCGCTAACAGATATTTGAGCAGACTTGCGACGTACTTATCGGCTCGGATTGGAGGATTGTCACCTTTTGTCGGGACTTTTCGTAGAACCGATTTCACGTCCCAGTCGAGTTCTCGCCGGTGGTTGTCGATCAGGTTCAACGCTGTCATCGCGACGAAGTGACCCTCGTTGTTGACGTTGGCGAAGTGCAACAGCGTCTCTTTCGCTTGTTCACGCTGAGTGTCGTTGCCCGCGACCAGCAATCCTTCGCAGGCGGCTGCGCGAACGATCGGTGATTCATCCTTGGCAGCGATCGGATCCAACAATTCCAACGCGGCGGCGTGCGATTTCGCGTCAAGCGTTTGATCGGGTGACAAGATCGCGAGCGTCAGCCCACGCGTGCCCCAATAGCGGTCGATGCTGGATTCGCTTTTGCAAAGCTTTCGCAACTCTTGCAACTTTGATTCGTCCAATCCGTTCCAAGCGGTGGTGGTGTCCCAAGCCATGTCGACCAAGTGTTCCCAATCCAGACCGCTGGAATGAGCCCACTGGCGAGGCGGCGTTTTGCCGGCAAGGCGATGCATTTCAGCTTCTGGAACCACACCCAGATCGGTCGTCGACTTCATCCAGTTCCGCAGTTCAGATCGCATCGAGTTGAGTTGGTCGGCGTGGGCTGGGTCAGAAACCAAGTTGTTGACCTCATCCGGATCCGCTTGCAAATCGAACAGCTCTTCGAGTGGTTTGACTTGCCAAACTTTGGATTGAACCTCGTTCAGTTCGCCGGCATCGAACATCTTTTTCCAAATCTGAGTCGTTGGAGTTTGGAACATGTAATCGATGTAGGCGAAATACATTCGCTCGGGGTGGAAGTGGCGGATGTACACGTAACGCCCGTCCGTGCAGCTTCGAACCATGTCGACTCGTTCGTCCATGCGTCCGCGGTACCCGAACAAATAGTCTTTCGATTTTCCGTTGAGCTGTCCGGCGAAAGGTACGCCCTGCATTGTCGATGGAAGATCCGCGCCCGCCAGGCTGATCGCGGTCGGTCCCATGTCAACAAAGCTGACCATTCGATCGCTGACGCCACCGGAGTTGTAATCGGCAGGCGCGAGGTGCTTGTACTTCTCAGGAACGTGCAACAGGAAAGGAACGTGCAAACCGGAGTTGTAGGGCCAACGTTTGCTACGAGGCATGCCGCTGCCGTGGTCGCCGTAGTAGAACACGATCGTTGAATCGGTCAGGCCATCTTCGTCGAGTTGCTGGAGCACCTTTCCGCACAACGCATCCATCTCGGTCAGGCGATCATAGTACTGCGCCCAATCGCGGCGAACGGTGTGAACGTTGGGTTGATACGCCGGCACTGGAGCTTTGTCGGGATCATGGACCAACGTGTGCTTGTTGCGAATCTTGCTTTCGTGGCTGATCGTAAAATTGAAGACCGAGAAGAATGGTTGGTCTTCTCGTTCACGATGGCGGAAGTGAGCCTTGCCGTCGCATTCGTGCCAGCTGTCGAACGCGGCTGAGTCGGCGAAGTTGTAATCGGTCTTCGAATTGTTGGTGCAGAAGTAACCGGCGTTCCGGAGCACGTTCGGATAGAACTGAAAGTCCTCCGGGACCTCCACGCCGCTTCGCATGTGTTCACCACCCAGGCTGGTCGCGTACATGCCAGAGATCAACGTGGTCCGTGCGGGAGCACACACGGGCGCGTTGGACCAACATTTCTGGTATCGCAACGAACGCGTTGCGAGCTTGTCCAGGTTGGGCGTGTCAGCGTATTCGTCGCCGTAACATCCCAGTTGCGGCCCGTTGTCCTCGCTGGTCAACCACAGAATGTTTGGCGGAGGCAGAGTGTCCGAATCCGCGGCGTGGGCGTCGCCCGTGAATGCGGGAGAAAGGAAGCAGCAGCCGATCCATGCGGCAGCAAACCAAAATTTAACCATGGTGAAGATCTTTGGGTGAGGCGGGAGATTGTGGGGGAACAACCCGTGGCCTCACATCTTAGCCGAACGCGAATCGATGCGCGTCGTTCGCTACTTGCCCGATTCCAGTTTTTGTTTGGACGTTTTGGGCGTCAAGAGTCGTCCCAGCGGCGATGCCAACAAAGCGGGAAGCAGTAGGACGTCTCCCACCAAAGCGGCCAACAGCAATCCAAACATCATGAACGCGAATCGCTGGGTGGGTTGGAAATCGGACAACCCATAGACCAGTGGCGAAATCGCGCAGACGGCCGTCGTTTGCCACATCGCGGGGCCGCATTTGTGAAGTGCCGCGAGCGACGCTTCAGTGCGTGCTTTCCCCTTGCGAGACTGACTTTGGAACTTGGTCAGAAAGTGGATCGTTCCGTCAACGGCGATGCCCAATGCGACGCTAGCTGTCATCACCGATCCGATGTCCAAAGGAGTCTCCAGCAAACCCATCGTTCCAAACAAAGTGATCGTCGGAAACAGGTTGGGGAACATCGCAACGAGCCCGCCGGTGAAGCTTCTCAGCAACAACATCATGATGATGGCGACGATGCCAAAGGCGGCTAGGAAACTGCGAAACAAATCCTGTAGCAAAACGTCTTGAGATTCGGTCGTCATGGGGACACCACCGGTGAACTGTGGTGAGATCCCTTCGCCGGCTTCCTCCAAGATTGGAATCACTTCCGCCTGCACGCGTTGAAACTCAGTGCGGTAGTCAATCTCTTCATCGAATGGGAAACGAAAACTGATTCGCCAAAGCTGGTTACCCTTCTTGTCGGTCGCGATGTAGCCGGCGTCCTGCAGCGGTGACTCGGGATCCTCCAACTGCTTGCGAATGTTGGCTTCCAAAACCGTCGATCGAATCGATCGGCTTTTCTTCGACGGCGGACTCGGCAAAAACGAGCGTGCGGAGAACACACCGCCAACCAATTCAGAGGACCGGAGATGGTCGTCAACATCGCGAACCAATCGAAACCGATCGATCGGGTCGGGCATGGCACCGGGAGCGAACTGCACGACGACTTCGGCGTTGATCGTCGGGCCGATGTGTTCTTCAAACCAAGCGTAGTCGGTCCGGATGCGGCTGTTCTCTGGGAACATTCGCGGGATGTTGACGGACGTCGTCAGCTGGGGCAAACCCGAAGCGGCGACGGCGGTGACGATCGTGAACAGCGTGACGACAATGACCGGGAACTTCATGAACTGAGCAGCGAAGGCTTCCCAGGCGTGACCGATGTTGGACCGCCACTTTTCAACCGGAAGCGGATCTCGGTCATCCTCGTTTGACTTTGCTAGCGCCGCACGATGTTTGATGCGGTGTCGTTTCCCATGCCACTGCATCGCACCGGGTAGCAACAACAGCAGCAACAACAGCGTTCCAAAAACCGATCCCGCTGCGATGAACCCGAACGCACTGACGGGAACCAGGCGAACCAAACCGAGCGATCCGAGGCCGATGATGGTCGTCGTGGCGGCCAACCAGCACGGCAAAATTCCAGCCTGCATGGCTTGCCGAGTCGCAGCGGTCGGATCGATGTCCGGATCGCTGCACATCGCGTCGCGGTAGTAGTTGCACAGGTGAATCCCGGCGCTGGCCGTCAGCACGAAGACCAATGGCGGCAAGACGATCAGAATCGCGTTCATCTCGATGCCGGAGTACAGCACCATTGCCAGCGACATGCCCTGGCCGATCACCGCGACGATGATGATGATCGCTGTCAGGACAATCGAACGCAGGCAGAACACGCAGATCAGTGCACCGACGATGACGGACGGCAGCGTGAACCGGTCGATGGAACCTTGTGCTTCCGCATCCACCAACGCGCCGTCGGTGGGCGGACCCGCGGTGTAGATCTGATCTTCCGGCACCCCAATCTTGTTCGAAACCAATTGGCGAGCATCGGCCAAGACCTCTTGGCGATTGAGGTTTCCCGCTTCGGAGAACGTCGCCAATACAATCGTTTGTTCGCCGTCTTCGCCGATCAACGATCCTTTCAACCGAGCCCGAGTCGCTCGTTCGGAGAAGCTGGTCGGTGGGCTGGTCAACACATCGAAGACACGCTGGCCGGAGCTGATGCCTTCCAAGTAAGCCGGTCGTTCCGGGGTGGCTAAAGTCAGTGGTAACAACGCCTCCGCGGCCTGGTCGACTCCCTCGGATCCGATCTTCGCGTCGTCCCAGCCAATCATCAGGACATCTTGGCCCTGAAACAGTTTCGAGAAGTCGTCGTATTGCTTGCGGACCGGCATGTCCTCGGGCAACCACAACGCCGGAGCGTTGTACATCGTCGACAACGCTCGCGCCGAATCGCGAGCCGCCAGCGGTCCGAGAATGCAAACCGCCAACAGGCCGATGCAAAATCGCACGCGATAGGTTGTCGCTTGGTCACCCAGAGATTTAGGAGGCATGTGGAAGTGGTCGAACGGTTCGGAGCGGATTGAACGCCGAGCCTACCGAATCTGACCTTCGCTGACGACTCGTAATCGGCCGCCCGGTTCGTGTCACCGAACAGAAGCCACACGGGGCCTCATTCCAGCCCGCTTGTTCGTCAAACTTTCACATGGTCAATGATTCAAATTGGCTTCGAATCAACGACATCGAGTTCGTCGACGATCGCTCAACCCTTGCGAGAAGGCTGGTTCGATTCCGTCCGAGTCGGCGGCTTGTGAACCTTCAGCACAGGTGTGTCCTCGGTCACAACGATCCCCTCCGGTCGAGGCTCTGTTTGGACCGATTCAGTGTGGACCGATTCAGTTTGGACGGGGGAGTCAGCGGTCACCGATTGTCCCGGATCGAACGCGGGCTTTCCCAAGTGGTCATGCCGTGGTTTGAAGACCTTTCCAAGCGGTCCGGCAAGCAACGCGGGCAACAGAATCAAGTCACCGATCAAAGCGGCCACCAACATCACCAACATCAACGTTCCAAAACGCTGCGTCGGAGTGAACGTGGACATGGCAAAGATGAACAATCCCAATCCACCGACGATGGTGGTTTGGGTCATCGCAGGCCCCACGCGGCGATACGTTTCGATAACGGCTTCTTTACGCGACTTGCCTTCCTCGAGGAATTGGCGGAACCATGTCAGGAAGTGAATCGTGTCGTCGACCGCGACGCCCATTGCGACGCTGGCGGTCATCATCGTTCCGATGTCGACGGCGGTTCGCAGGTGACCCATGATCCCGAACACCAGCAGAACGGGGAACACGTTGGGAATCATCGAAACCGCTCCGGCGGCAAAGCCGGCACGCAAATTCGCGGGCGCCAACCATTTACCGGGAAAGGATCCTGGGTTGAGCAACACGATCATGACGAAGCCGATCAACACAAACGCAAGCAAGATCGACTCGACCAAACTGCCCAACAGAGTCCGCTGGGCTTTGTAAACGACCGGGACAACGCCGGTGTAAATCACCTGAGGCGTGGCGGGTTCGTCGAGCTCGAACACTGGCAATCGATCGGGTTGCCCCTCAGCGACTTTGTCCAGCGAAAGGATGTGCTTTTGGATCGGCCGCGAAAGGACTTCGGTGACCGAAATCAATCTTTCCGCACCCGGGGCGACCGATTGAACTGGTTCCTTCGCGGCAACCTTTTTCGACGTGGAAGCTTGGAAGCTCAGTCCAGCCAAATCGATGACGACGTCGGCCGCTGCGATGCGTCGATCCCAGTTCTCATCCGACGGCTTCGCGATCGCGTCGGCCGCATCGGGATCGATCCAGCTTTGACGGATACGTTCATTGCTCAGCAGTTCTCGCAAAGTCGCCAGGAAGATCGCACGTTGGTCGACGACACGTTCGCCCGATTCTTCATCGGTGGTGACCAAGTTCGCGGAATCCAACTCGACGATGTTTTGTGCACCGAGAACCAGAACCTTTGCCTTGGGGAGTTGTGTCCCGTCGGGCTGCTGCAATTCACGAAGCAACTTGGCTCGCACGCGGTAGGCCTGCACGACCGGATCGATGGCGTCTTTCAGTTCGTTGATGAACAACCCGTAGTCGACGTCCGACAGAGCGCTGACTCGCAAGCTTAGTCGCCACAACTCGCTGTCTTTCAGAGGCCCGTTCTTCTCAATCTTGACGTAATCGCTGGTCAGCAATTCGTCTCGGGATTCATTCAGGCGGCTGTTGAATTGTGACCGCGTGTTGCTCCAACCGTTGCTGACGTCGGGCAGGGGAGCAATGAACGTGTCCATGCTGGAAGCCTGGCCGACTTTTGCGATGCCTTCTTCGCCGAGCGAACGCGTGACGACTTTGCGAATACGTGCGACCGCCTCGATGCGTTCCAGCAAACTGAGTGAAATCGGGTCGGACAAACGGTCTTGGTCGTCGCCTTCCTCTTCGGTCGAAGCGGTCGCCATACGATCGAGACGTTGAATCTCGGGCGGCATTCGGACGACGATTTCCATCGGCACCAAGTTGCCAAAGTGATCTTCCAACCAAGCGTAATCGCGAAGGATACGAGCCTGGGGATCAAACAACTTGAGCAGCTGCACCGAGGTGGTGATCTTGAACAGACCCAGCGATGCGATTGCTAGCCCGGTGATGCAAGCGATGCTG
It encodes:
- a CDS encoding sulfatase family protein encodes the protein MVKFWFAAAWIGCCFLSPAFTGDAHAADSDTLPPPNILWLTSEDNGPQLGCYGDEYADTPNLDKLATRSLRYQKCWSNAPVCAPARTTLISGMYATSLGGEHMRSGVEVPEDFQFYPNVLRNAGYFCTNNSKTDYNFADSAAFDSWHECDGKAHFRHREREDQPFFSVFNFTISHESKIRNKHTLVHDPDKAPVPAYQPNVHTVRRDWAQYYDRLTEMDALCGKVLQQLDEDGLTDSTIVFYYGDHGSGMPRSKRWPYNSGLHVPFLLHVPEKYKHLAPADYNSGGVSDRMVSFVDMGPTAISLAGADLPSTMQGVPFAGQLNGKSKDYLFGYRGRMDERVDMVRSCTDGRYVYIRHFHPERMYFAYIDYMFQTPTTQIWKKMFDAGELNEVQSKVWQVKPLEELFDLQADPDEVNNLVSDPAHADQLNSMRSELRNWMKSTTDLGVVPEAEMHRLAGKTPPRQWAHSSGLDWEHLVDMAWDTTTAWNGLDESKLQELRKLCKSESSIDRYWGTRGLTLAILSPDQTLDAKSHAAALELLDPIAAKDESPIVRAAACEGLLVAGNDTQREQAKETLLHFANVNNEGHFVAMTALNLIDNHRRELDWDVKSVLRKVPTKGDNPPIRADKYVASLLKYLLAN
- a CDS encoding efflux RND transporter permease subunit, with translation MPPKSLGDQATTYRVRFCIGLLAVCILGPLAARDSARALSTMYNAPALWLPEDMPVRKQYDDFSKLFQGQDVLMIGWDDAKIGSEGVDQAAEALLPLTLATPERPAYLEGISSGQRVFDVLTSPPTSFSERATRARLKGSLIGEDGEQTIVLATFSEAGNLNRQEVLADARQLVSNKIGVPEDQIYTAGPPTDGALVDAEAQGSIDRFTLPSVIVGALICVFCLRSIVLTAIIIIVAVIGQGMSLAMVLYSGIEMNAILIVLPPLVFVLTASAGIHLCNYYRDAMCSDPDIDPTAATRQAMQAGILPCWLAATTTIIGLGSLGLVRLVPVSAFGFIAAGSVFGTLLLLLLLLPGAMQWHGKRHRIKHRAALAKSNEDDRDPLPVEKWRSNIGHAWEAFAAQFMKFPVIVVTLFTIVTAVAASGLPQLTTSVNIPRMFPENSRIRTDYAWFEEHIGPTINAEVVVQFAPGAMPDPIDRFRLVRDVDDHLRSSELVGGVFSARSFLPSPPSKKSRSIRSTVLEANIRKQLEDPESPLQDAGYIATDKKGNQLWRISFRFPFDEEIDYRTEFQRVQAEVIPILEEAGEGISPQFTGGVPMTTESQDVLLQDLFRSFLAAFGIVAIIMMLLLRSFTGGLVAMFPNLFPTITLFGTMGLLETPLDIGSVMTASVALGIAVDGTIHFLTKFQSQSRKGKARTEASLAALHKCGPAMWQTTAVCAISPLVYGLSDFQPTQRFAFMMFGLLLAALVGDVLLLPALLASPLGRLLTPKTSKQKLESGK